From the Kribbella sp. CA-293567 genome, the window GATGTACCTGCCCGCCCACGCGGCGATAACGGAAGCCACATAGATCGCGTCGGACTCGTCCGTGAGCAGATGGTCGGCGTCGTCGAGCGACACGAAGCTCTTGGGATGACTGGCCGCGTGGTAGAGCTCGTCGGCGTTGTCGATGCCCACTATGGCGTCCCGCGGCGCGTGCAGGAAGAGAGTGGCGCCTCGGAAGTCCGCGAGCGCTTTTCGGGGGCTGCTGTGCTGCAGATCCTCCAAGAACGATCGGCCGACCGTGAACCTCCGCCCGGCGATGGTGACGGTTCCGGAGCCTTCGCGGCGTACGGCGTCCAGGTCTCCGTCCAGCAGGCGCCGGACGTGTTCGGGATCAGCCGGTGCGCCGATCGTCGCGATGGCGCGCACGCTGGGCAGCCGCGGAGCGGCGCTCAGTACCGCGCAGCCTCCCAGCGAATGGCCGACCAGGAGAACAGGCGGCGCGATGATCGTGCCCAGGTAGCCGGCCGCGGCTTGCAGGTCGGCGACGTCGGCCGAGAAGGAGGAGTCGGCGAAGTCACCGCCGCTCCGTCCGAGGCCGGTGAAGTCGAACGACAACACCCCGAAGCCCTGACGGGTGAGCGCCCGGGTCAGTTGACGCTCGACCCGCAGGTCCTTGCCGCACGTGAAGCAGTGGGCGAACAGCGCTGTTCCCAGGATCGGCCCCTCGGGACGCTCGAGCCGAGCGGATAGCTCATGGCCCTGCGCACCGGTGAAGGTGCAGTTGCTCGAAGTGGCGTAGCCGGCCGCGGGAACGATCGCTGTCAAGAGTGGCTCCTCTGCCTGTCGAAATCTTCTTCGTAGTGATGAGCCGCAGGAGAAGGCTCGGAATCAGGTGGTGAGCAGGTCAGCGGCGGTTACCTGGTCGAGGTGGATCAGGATGTCGTAGGACTTGCCGAGGGCAACCAACGAGTCGGGGTAGGGGTAGCCGGTTCCGATATCGCGGGTGGGGCGCTTCTCGGCCAGCCAGGAAGTGGCCGACGCAGGCAACCTGCGCAGATCCACCACGAAATTCCGGTACGGCACTTTGCCGACCGTGTGCTCGTTGTTGCCGGCCGGAGCGGGGCCGATCGTGAACTTGCGGACCGTCCCGTTCGGGTCCTCGATGTCGGCCGCGTTGAAGGAGCCTCGGTCGAAGCTCAGCCCGACGGCGACGTAGCGCTTGCCGAGCTGCCTACGCAGGAACTCGCCCTGAGTCACCGGGTAGGTTTCCGGCATCGACGACTCGTAGGCGATGTGACCGTTGTGCGCGGACACCAGCACCTTGCCACCGGTCGTCCGGTTCCACCAGGTGACGTTGTCCGCCATCGTCCGGTCGCGGAACTCGTAGGCCTTCGCCAGTTCGGTGACATCCGTGACGTCGTGGCTGAAGAACTTCGTCACCTGCCAGACCGCCCGGGCGTTCTGGACCGCCCAGTGGCGGGCCGGGCTGGCAGGCAGTGCCTTGACCTTGGCGAGGGCTTGCCTGGCTGCGACTTCCAGAGCGACCCGCTCGGCCAGCGACCTGGCGAGGTACGCGCTGGTCCACGGCGCCACCTCGGCCGTCGACCGGATCCCGGCGTACAGGCGGGTGATTTCCGGCAGCAACTGGGGCCGGGTCCGGGCGACGTGACCGGTGACCCGGTCAATCACCTCCGGGCCGACGTAGCCGAGGTCGTCACCGATGAAGTGCAGCTTTCGGGGGTGGTGCTTGTTGTACTGGCGCATCCACTCGATCAGGTCGAGATACTCCTGGATGTTCCAGAGCCGGTACGACGCCTGAAACTCGCGCCGCATGATCTCGCGGGGCTCGCCCACGCCGGTGGTGACGTAGCGATCCAGAGCGAGGCCGGTACTCCAACTGGCTTCGAGCGCGAAGGTGGTGAAGCCCTTCTCTGCTACGAGCTCGCGGAACATCTTGTGCTTCAGCGCGACGAACTCATGCGAGTTGTGGGTCGCCTCGCCCGCGCCGACCACGGTAGCGCCGCCGATCATTCTGGTCAGCGGCCGCAGGTCGCGCAGCGGACTCGCCGGTTCGACCGACTTCAGCGGGTACGCCGCCCGGGTCAGAGCCGGTACCGGGCTCCCAGCCGGCACCGAGGGCGCACGGGTCGCGAGTGTGTCGGCACTGGACGGCAAGGCGACGATCGCACCGGCCGGGATGGCAATTGCGGTGAGCAGGGCGAAGCCGGCAAGTAGCCGGCTGTTGCGTTTCATTCGGGGGCCTCCGGGTTGTGAGGGCAGCGGTTCAATGCCTTCAGACGGCCCGTTCTACGACTGGACGGTGAAGGTGTACGCCTGCTGGCGGTCGTTCAGCACTGCTCACTTGTGGCAAGCACCTGCCATGATCTTTCGGGGAGACTGTCCCGAGTTCAGTTGGCCCGTCGGTGGTCCCGATGAGAAGGCCACCGAGGATGATGCGGAATCGGATGACTGAGATGATGCGCGTGATGGTGGCGACCACCGCCGTGGTCCAGAGCAACAATCCGAAGAAAATCGGCGTATTTTAGGCGCCTCACCTGGGGATTCGGGGCCCTCTCACAGGCTTCTAACACCGATTGGGCGAAGGCCCGATGGTCATGCATCCTGGCTCGCGTGATCTCTCCAGACGAGTACGTCGTACCTGCCACCGTCAAGGGGCCGCAGGACGAATCGGCCGGTGACCGGGGGCTGACGGGCTGGCTTCTGCAGCACCGGGTGCAGCCGGTCGGTCCGGAGACGGGTGAAGGACACGCACCGCCGCAGGCTTGGTGGAAAGTGATGTGCCTGACCGGTGTCGACTACTTCTCGACCCTGTCCTACCTGCCCGGCATCGCCGCTCTCGCCGCCGGCGCCCTGTCACCGTTGGCGACCCTGCTCATCGTCGCCCTGACGTTGCTGGGGATGTTGCCGATGTACCGGCGAGTGGCCAAGGAAAGCCCGCACGGCCAGGGCTCGATCGCGATGCTGGAGAACCTGCTGCCGTTCTGGCGAGGCAAGTTGTTCGTCCTGGTGCTGCTCGGATTCGTGGCGACGTCCTGGATCATCACCATCACCTTGTCCTCGGCGGACGCGACCGTCCACCTCGTCGAGAACCCCTACACCCCGGACTTCCTGCACGGACAGGAGGTCGCCGTCACCGTCGTACTGCTGCTGATCCTCGGCGGTGTCTTCCTGCTGGGCTTCAGCGAAGCTGTCGGCGTCGCGATCCCGCTGGTCGGGATCTTCCTCGTGCTCAACGCCATGATCGTGGCCGTCGGCCTGTACGACGTGGTCACGGTTCCCGGCGCCTTCGACAGCTGGGTCAACGCGTTGACCGACGGCCGGCAGGGATTCGGCGGGGTGATCGGACCGGCCGTCATCGCGTTCCCGTTGCTGGTACTGGGGATGTCCGGCTTCGAGACCGGCGTCAGCATGATGCCGCTGGTCGCCGCGGACGGCAAGAACGCCGAGCAACGGCTGGCCGACCGGATCCGCAACACCAAGAAGCTGCTCACCGCGGCCGCGGTGATCATGAGCGTCTACCTGCTGGCCACCAGCTTCATCACGACCGTGCTGATCCCCGCCGAGGAGTTCCAGCCCGGCGGTGAAGCGAACGGCCGCGCCATGGCCTACCTCGCGCACGAGAAGCTCGGCGAAGCCTTCGGCACCGTCTACGACCTGAGCAGTGTTCTCATCTTGTGGTTCGCGGGCGCGTCGGCGATGGCCGGGCTGATCAACATCGTGCCCCGGTACCTTCCCTCGTACGGGATGGCGCCCGAGTGGGGCCGCGCGGTCCGGCCGGTGGTGCTCGTCTACACCGCGATCAGCATCGCGATCACCATCGCTTTCGGCGCCGACGTCGATGCCCAGGCAGGTGCCTACGCGACCGGGATCCTGGTCATGATGGTCTCCGGCGCGGTAGCGGTCGCCATCTCCGCGGCGCGACGGCGGCAACGAAAGGCCTCCGTCGCTTTCACCGTTCTGACCTTGATCCTGCTCTACGCCCTGGTCGAGAACATCATCGAGAAGCCCGACGGCATCGCCATCTCCGGGTTGTTCATCGCCGGCATCATCACCGTCTCGCTGATCTCGAGGATCTCCCGGACGACCGAACTGCGGGCGGACCGGATCGAGTTCGACGACACCGCCCGCCAGTTCGTCACCGACTCGATCCGCAACGACGGCGCCCTCAACCTGATCGCCAACCGGCGACAGGCCGGCGACGCCGCGGAGTACACCGCCAAGGAGGCCGAGGTTCGCGCGATGGATCCGGTCCCCGGGCACGCCGACGTGATGTTCCTGGAGATCGACGTGGTCGACCCGTCCACCTTCAGCGACGTGCTGCGCGTCGAAGGCATCGAGGTCGACGGCTTCCGGGTGCTCCGAGCCAAGAGCCCGGCCGCTCCGAACGCGATCGCCGCGATCCTGCTGACCCTGCGCGACACCACCGGCGTACGCCCGCACTGCCACTTCGAATGGTCCGAGGGCAATCCGCTCAGCCATCTGCTGCGCTATCTCATCCTCGGCCGTGGCGACACCGCGCCGGTGGTCCGCGAGATCATCCGCCAGCACGAGCCGGACCCGGCCAGAAGACCAGGCATCCACGTGGGGTGACGTCTCAGGCGAAGTGATCCAGCAAGGCGGCAGGCGCGAAAACATCGGGCCCGACCAGCACCGGATCGCACTGGATCACGCCGACGCCGAGCTGCGCGAGTTGCTCGCGCAGCTCGTCCTCGTGCATCCGCACCCAGTCCTGTCGCGGTCCAGTCGCTTCACGCAACAGTTCGAGCCGGCTGAACGCAATGCCCACCCGGACACCGTCCGGCCGTCGCCCGACCTGCAAGCAGGCCACGTCCACGGCCCCGGCGGTCCGCGTAGGCACGAACAACGGAACGGGATCATCCAGCGAGGCGCTCATGTCCACAAGCTAGACATCACAACTCCGCAAGTACCGCTCTCTCACAGCTCTCCCCCGTCGATCGGCCCATCTCGTACGCACCTCTCACGCGTTCTGGCTGATGGGTACGTTCGGAAGCTGGCCGGGTCCTGTTCCGCGCTTCGTCAGCCAGGTCCAGAGGACTCGTTGCAGGATCAGCGTCGCGACTCCCGCGCAGGTCATCCCCGCGAGGTTGATACCCAACTGAGCAGCTGAGCCGCCGATCTGCTGCGGTGCCCACACCGCCAGCGAAAGCGCCAGGTCACCTACGGCAGAAACGGTGGTGACCGAGATGAACACACCCACCAGCGCATTGGAGCGACCTGCGGTCTGTGACAGTACGCCGGCGCATCCAGCCAGCACGGCCACGACTGCCGACCACTTGTCAGGACGCCAGATGAAGCCGGTGAGCGGCCGTGCCGCAGTCACGTCGTTCACGTCGATCCAGCCCACCGCCCTTGCGCAAGGCGATGCCCAGGGCAACAGCGACGACGACGCCGAACTCGGGTCCCACCACCATGGCACCTACCACCAGGATCGCGGAATCCGTGACGACGGCGACCGCCGCGATCATGGTTGCCAAGGTCAGGAACGCGTAGAACGCCCAAGAACCCCGCGCCTCGGCATACCCCTGGTCCACCACCGCGTCGTCCGGGGCGCCGGGCGCCGCTTCCTCGGTCTCCCAGGCGTTGCGTCACAGGGAACGATGAGCCGAAGATGCATCACCCGCGCATCATCTCCCGCCGCGACCGACTCGACCGGTCTGCCACTGGTACTGGGGCGGGTTTTGGTCAAGGCATTACGCACTACGGGTGCTGGGTGTCACCATGTTCAGGTCATGGCTGAACACGGGTGGTATCGCGCGGCGCGGGCGACGCTGTTCGCAGTAGTCTGCGTGTCGCTCACTACCCTCGGTCACGTACTGATGTCCGGTACGCCGCTGCCCTGGTGGGCCGTCGCCGGCGCATTCGGGTCTGTCTGGGCCTGCGGCTGGTGGCTGGCCGGCTACGAGCGCGACATCGCCTCGATCACCGCCGTCACCGTCGCGGCACAGGCCGTTCTGCACCAAGGTTTCACCTTCACTGAAATGGTCAGCCCGGTGAACTCCGTACACGCGCACCTGGCGAGTTCGAGTGGGCACCACCACGGGCTCGCACTCGGCGAGATGCTGCAGATGTTCTCAGCCCACCTGGTGGTCGCGTCGCTGAGCGGTCTCTGGCTGGCGTACGGCGAACGTGCGGTCTTCGGCGCCATCCGGTGTGCCGCCCAGCGGGTCTACACCTCGTTCGCACTGGCGAGCCGGCCGTCAGCGGCGCTGTGGCTGCCCCGAATCAAGCTGGGCCGGGCGTTCCGGGCCCAGACCCTGCAGCAAGCGCGTCTTGTCCACGCGATCATCTCCCGGGGTCCTCCTCCCTGGGTCGCTGTCGTCTGACAGTTCGACCCACCCGACGCTGAGCCTCTGTGCCGCGCCGGGTTCGGCCATGCCTGACCGGCATGCCGTGATGCGCAACGGATCCGGCCGGACCGCCCGCCGGATCGAGGACTCCCGGAGAAACGAATGCAACGTAGTGACGATGTGGCAACGAAGGTTGCGCCGGACGAACGAAAAGCCGGCTCCAGAGGAGCCGGGCTGTTCCGTGCGTTCTGGCGATGGCATTTCTATGCGAGCTTCCTGGTCATCCCGGTGGTGCTGGTCCTGGCGGTCACCGGCCTGATCTACCTTTTCCGGTTCCAGCTCGAACCGGCCCTGAACGCCGATCTGATGAAGGTGCAGCAGCCGCCCGGACTCCGGGCGCAGCAGTACGACGCTCAACTGGGCGAAGTGAAGAGCGCGTTTCCGGACGCGACCGTCGTGTCGATGACCGAGCCATCCGGTCCGGATCGGTCGACCGTCTTCTCGATCCAGACCGCGGACGGCGCCACGCGGGACGTGTTCGTGGATCCGTACCAGGGCAAGGTGCTCGGATCGCTGGATCCGGACTCGACGTTGTCGGGTGCGTCGATCCTGCTGCACGGCGAGTTGATGGCCGGCCGCTGGGGTGACGCGGTGATCGAGATCGGAGCCTGCTGGGCCCTGGTGATGGCCATCACCGGCTACTACCTCTTCGTCCGCGGCCGGGTCGCCCGGGCGCGACGTCGTACGGCGAAAGCGGCCGGCGCCGCACTTCGATCGCGGCACGCGCTGACCGGATCGGTGCTGGGAGTCGGGTTGCTGTTCCTGATCGTGTCGGGTCTGCCGTGGACCGGCCTCTGGGGCGCGAAGGTCCAGCAGTTCGCAGCGAGTCAGGGCAGTTCGATGTGGGGCGAAGACCCTGGAGCACTGTCGAACCCGACTTCGACCCTGGACGAGTCCTTGCCGCACAGTCACACGGTGCCGTGGGGTCTGGGAGAGACGAAGGTGCCGAAGTCGGATCCGAACCAGGACCGCCGCTCGGTGGCCACTCTCGACACCGCGGTAGCGGTCGGCAGCCAGAAGGGTCTGGCGCGGCCGATGACGATCGCACTCCCGGCCGGCGAGGAGGGGGTGTACTCCGTGATCGGGTACGCGTTCCAGGACCCGGCCAAGGAGCGGACCCTGCACGTCGACCAGTTCGGCGCTCAAGTGGTCTCGACCTACGGCTACCAGGACTATCCTCTGCTGGCCAAGACGGTCGCCCAGGGCATCGCGCTGCACGAGGGCCGCCGGCTGGGCATCACCAACATGGTCCTCACCACGGTGTTCTGTCTAGGCGTGATCTTCATGTGCGTCTCGGGACCACTGATGTGGTGGCGCCGCCGTCCGAAGGCGGCCGGAGCCGTCGGTGCGCCGCGGGGGCGGCTGCCCCTGAAAGCCACACCGGCACTCGCCGTCATCGTGATCGCGCTGGCACTGTTCCTGCCGATGTTCGGGATCACGTTGGTGCTGGCGCTGCTGCTGGACCGGTTGGTGATCCGGCGGACCCCGAGATTGCGCCTCTGGTTCAACACGACCGACTGAACGTCCGGGCCGCCGAGGTGACACCACGTCACTGGTTCGCCCCGCGCAACGACGACATACTGACGTCCAGAGACCAGTCCGGAACAGTGTGGAAAGTGCGGGCACCTTGACGTCTGAGCAGGTGGCGAAGGGATCGAAGGCGACCCTGCGGCGGCTGAATCTGTACAAGCTTCTGCCGCTGGTAGCGGCCGGGGGCGTGGTGCACATCGCGGCGGAAGCTCAGAACTGGTGGCACGCGGCAGTTCTGAGCGCAGGTGTGGTCGCGGGTGTGGTGGGGTTCGTGCGCTGGGCGGATCGCAGACTGATGACGGTCGCCGTGCCGTGCCTGCTGGTCGCGGGCGTCGTCTGGCTGTTCGGTGCGGCGGTCGCGAACAGCGGCGGGTCGTTCATCGGGCTGCTCATCGTCGGTCCGCTCGTCGTGCCGGAACTGAAGCGGCACCAGCTCCCGGCCGCCGTCGGGCTGGTGAGCTTCGTCGCCGTGGTGGGCTCGGCCAAGTTGTGGCTCGCCCCGGAGGAGTTTCGCAGTGACCTGATCGGATTCGTCATCGTTCCGGCCGCGATCACCGCCGTCGTGGTCGGGCTGAGGTTCCCCAACCGGAGGTTCTACGACGTCGTACGGGACCTGGAGGAGTCGCGGGAGCGGGAGGCCGAGCTGGCGGTGATGCGCGAGCGGGTCCGGTTCGCCGGCGATCTCCACGACATCCAGGGCCACACCCTGCACGTGGTCAAGCTGAAGGTCGCCCTGGCGCAGCGGATCCTGCGGTCGGACGCGGCACAGGCCGAGCAGGAGCTCCAGGAGATCCAGGCGCTGGTCGTCGACACGATCGGCCAGACCAAGGCACTGGCCTACGGTCAGCGGCGGCTCAATCTCCAGGCCGAGCTGGAGAACGCGAAGAACCTGCTCGAAGCGGCCGGTGCGCGGGTCACGATCGAGCGCGACGGCGAACCCGATCCGGGCTGGAGCGATCCCCTGAGCCAGGTGCTGCGGGAGACGACCACCAACATCCTGCGTCACGCACAGGCCCGGGAAGTCCGGATCGCACTGGGAACGGCCGGACTGGTGATCGACAACGACGGCGCCGACGGCGATCGGGTGCCCGAGCTTCGGGGCCTCGCCGGGCTACGTGAACGGGTCGAGGACGGCGGTGGCACGCTGCTGGCCGAGCAGCACGGCGAGCGGTTCCGCACGGCAGTCGTCTTCGCCGGCGAGGAAAGAGGGTTGCCGCGATGATCACGATCGTGCTGGCCGACGACGAAGCGCTGCTGCGCAAGGCGCTGGCGAAGCTGTTGCCGATGGAGGGCGACCTGCAGGTGCTCGCCGAGGCCACCGACGGCGCGGAAGCAGTGCAGGTAACGCTGCGCGAGCGTCCCGACGTACTCGTGATCGATCTGGAGATGCCGGGCACCGACGGCCTGGCCGCCGTCGCCGCGATCCGGCGGACCATGCCGAAACAGGCGGTACTGATGCTGACCCGGCACGCCAAGCCGGGAATACTCCGCCGTGCCCTGAAGCTCGGCATCCAGGGCTTCGTCACCAAGTCCGCCGAACCGTCCCACATCGCCGCCGTGATCGCCCTCCTGCACGAAGGAAAGCGATGGATCGATCCGGAGGTCTCAGCTCGTGCCGTCGTCGACGACAACCCACTGACCGAGCGCGAACTGGACGCCCTGCGGCTGACCAGCGACGGGTACTCCGTCGCCGACATCGCGACCCGGCTGTTCCTTGCCGAAGGCACCGTTCGCAACTACCTGTCCAACGCGATGCGCAAGACGCAGGGCACGAGCCGGCACGAGGCGGCCCGCTACGCACGGGAGAACGACTGGCTGTAGGTATGACGTGGTGTCACCTCCGGCCACTGACGGAAGTCATCATGGGTGGTGACGCGGCGGCACTGTGGAGCAACTGCAGCATCGACTGAGATGGACGCATGGCCTCCACCGCAGTCATCGAAGTCGAAGCACTCAATCTCGCGTACGGCGACTTCCATGCCGTCAAGGATCTCTCCTTCCACGTCCGCAAGGGCGAACTGTATGCCCTGCTCGGCACCAACGGGGCCGGCAAGACGTCCACGCTGGAGGTGATCGAAGGACACCGCGTGCCGACGTCGGGGTCGGTGCGGGTCTTCGGCACCAGCCCGCGGAACCGCACCGAGACGCGCCCCAGGATGGGCATCATGCTGCAGGAGAGCGGCTTCTCCCCCGATCTCACGGTGCGCGAGACCGTGCGGCTGATCGGACGGCTGTCCCGGCGCGCCGACAACGTCGAGCGGGTGCTGACGATCGCCGATCTGATGCACAAGGCAACGACTCGGGTCTCCCAGCTGTCCGGCGGCGAGAAGCGGAGACTGGACTTCGCCACGGCCGTGTACGGCGCTCCGGAACTCGTCTTCCTCGACGAACCGACCACCGGGCTGGACATCCAGTCCCGCGACGACCTCTGGGACGCCGTCGACCGCCTGCGTGACGACGGCGCGACCGTCGTACTGACCACGCACTATCTCGAGGAAGCGCAGCAACGCGCCGACCGGATCGGCCTGATGCACAAGGGCACCTTCTACCGCGAGGGAACCGTGCTGGAGCTGACCAGCACGCTGCCGGCCGTGATCAACTTCCGGCTGCCCGACCACGCTCCGCTGCCACCGCTGACCACGACCCGCACCGACAACGACGGCTTCCGGATCGAGACCTTCGCGCTGGAGCAGGACCTTCGCGCGTTGCTCAACTGGGCCCACGGCGCGTCCGTGCCGCTGGCCGAACTCGACGCCGGACCGACCCGGCTCGACGACATCTTCCGGTCGATCGACCGTTGACCACTCTTCTCTCAGACAGGGATCGACCATGTTCGACATCGCGTGGAGCGAACTCGCTCAGACCTTCCGCAACCGATCGGTGCTGATCACCAGCTTCTTCATGCCGGTGGCCGCCAGTGTGTTCTTCATCTGGCGCCGCGAGATCTTCGCCTCCGTCGGCCAGGGTTTCATCGCCGCCCTGGTCGTGTTCACCATCGCCGCCTTCGGCCTCTACGCCAGCGCCGTGACATCGCTGGCAGCCCGCCGGCAGAATCTGTTCCTCAAGCGGCTGCGGTCGACCACCGCGAGCGACGCGGGGATCCTGGTCGGCCTGATTCTGCCGGCCACCGCGCTGGCCACTCTCCAGACGGTCCTGGTCCTCGTCGTCCTGTCCGCCGTCACCGGCCGGCCCGCCGATCTCGCTCTGGTGGCCATCGGCGCCCTCTTGGTGGTCGCCATGATGATCGGCCTCGGCCTGGCAACCGCAGGCGTGACCCGCTCACCCGAACACGCCCAGATCACCACGCTTCCGATCAGCCTGGGCGTGATCGCCGTCGTCAACTGGGTCGCCATCACCGGCTACGAAGAACTCACCGCCCTCAAACGACTTCTCCCCGGCGGCGCGGCCACCGAACTCCTGACCCGGGCCTGGGACGACGGAGTGGCCGCGACCGACGCCCTGATCCTGATCGCGCCGACCCTGGCCTGGGTCGCCGTATCCGGCGCGCTCGCCCTGAAGTACTTCCAATGGGAGCCCCGCCGATGACCTCTCCTTCCCCAACAGCTTCGGAGGAAGCATGAAACGCACCGCAGTACTGTTGACCGTCGCGGTTGCCTCACTGGCGGCCGTGCTGGTTCCAGGCATGACGTCGAGCGGCTCAGCCGCGACCCAGGCCCAGCCGCCGGGCGGTGTCAGGTGGGAAAAGTGCCCGGCAGAGATCGCTGCGGTACCGATTCCCGAAGCAATGCAATGCGGCAAGCTGAAGGTTCCCCTGGATTACCGGGCTCCCGACGGCCGGACGATCGACATCGCGGTCTCCCGGCTGGCCAGCAAGAAGCCGGAGCAGCGGCGCGGCATCCTGCTGACCAACCCCGGCGGACCGTCCGCCGGCGAGGGCTACCCAGCCCTGCTTGTCGCGACCGGTCTTCCACAGAACGTCCTGGACAGTTACGACGTAATCGGATTCGACCCGCGCGGCATCGGCCGCAGTACGCCGGTGACGTGTGACCTCACTCCGGAACAACAGTTGTCCGGCAACATCCCGCCGTACGCGCTGAACGCCGCGGACGTGAGCAAGCGGGCGGCCGAGAGCAAGCAGATGGCCAAGCAGTGCGCCACATCGAAGACGTCCTGGATGCTGCCGCACGTCAGCACAGCCAATGCGGCCCGCGACATGGACCGGATCCGCGTCGCGCTGGGTGAGTCCAAGCTGTCGTACGCCGGCGCGTCATGGGGAACCCACCTGGGCGCGGTGTACACCACGCTGTTCCCGCACCGCAGCGACCGGATCGTGCTCGACAGCAACACCGGCCCGGGCGGCTGGGACTACCCGAGCAACCGGCTCTGGTCACAGGGTGTCGAGGACACCTTCCCGGCCTTCGCGAAGTTTGTCGCGGCCAACCACCGCGAGTACGGACTCGGCAGGACACCGGCACAGGTGCGAGCGAAGTACTTCGAGCTCGCCAGGCAGTTGGAGAAGAAGCCGATCCAGACGCCGGACGGTCCGTTCGACCACGCGTCGTTCCGGCTGCTCAACTTCGGTCTGCTCTACGGTCCGACCCAGCTGACCCTGCTGGCCGGCATCTGGCAGGCGGTCGACGCGAACCAGCCGCCGCCCTCGCTGCCCGGAGGCGGAGCCGCGACAGCTGCCGAAAACCTCATCTCCGGTCGCTACTACATGGTCTGCAACGACTC encodes:
- a CDS encoding ABC transporter ATP-binding protein; translated protein: MASTAVIEVEALNLAYGDFHAVKDLSFHVRKGELYALLGTNGAGKTSTLEVIEGHRVPTSGSVRVFGTSPRNRTETRPRMGIMLQESGFSPDLTVRETVRLIGRLSRRADNVERVLTIADLMHKATTRVSQLSGGEKRRLDFATAVYGAPELVFLDEPTTGLDIQSRDDLWDAVDRLRDDGATVVLTTHYLEEAQQRADRIGLMHKGTFYREGTVLELTSTLPAVINFRLPDHAPLPPLTTTRTDNDGFRIETFALEQDLRALLNWAHGASVPLAELDAGPTRLDDIFRSIDR
- a CDS encoding ABC transporter permease — its product is MFDIAWSELAQTFRNRSVLITSFFMPVAASVFFIWRREIFASVGQGFIAALVVFTIAAFGLYASAVTSLAARRQNLFLKRLRSTTASDAGILVGLILPATALATLQTVLVLVVLSAVTGRPADLALVAIGALLVVAMMIGLGLATAGVTRSPEHAQITTLPISLGVIAVVNWVAITGYEELTALKRLLPGGAATELLTRAWDDGVAATDALILIAPTLAWVAVSGALALKYFQWEPRR
- a CDS encoding alpha/beta hydrolase, which produces MKRTAVLLTVAVASLAAVLVPGMTSSGSAATQAQPPGGVRWEKCPAEIAAVPIPEAMQCGKLKVPLDYRAPDGRTIDIAVSRLASKKPEQRRGILLTNPGGPSAGEGYPALLVATGLPQNVLDSYDVIGFDPRGIGRSTPVTCDLTPEQQLSGNIPPYALNAADVSKRAAESKQMAKQCATSKTSWMLPHVSTANAARDMDRIRVALGESKLSYAGASWGTHLGAVYTTLFPHRSDRIVLDSNTGPGGWDYPSNRLWSQGVEDTFPAFAKFVAANHREYGLGRTPAQVRAKYFELARQLEKKPIQTPDGPFDHASFRLLNFGLLYGPTQLTLLAGIWQAVDANQPPPSLPGGGAATAAENLISGRYYMVCNDSRWPTSVKTYQRSVAIDRIRYPLFGAAGANITPCAYWPDPAERPIRITDRGPSNVLMVQNLRDPATPLAGAQAMRNALGRRVTMVTADQSGHGVYPAGKNRCANHAVTKFLTTGDRPARDYHCTADAAPR